From Streptomyces sp. NBC_01460, a single genomic window includes:
- a CDS encoding winged helix-turn-helix transcriptional regulator codes for MGEGAQLTQAEAGHRYEVFHTDCPARDVVDHVTSRWGIWVLISLRSTDLRFYELRDSIQGISEKMLAQTLRALVQDDLVWRKVEPTTPPQVTYGLTEFGQDVGGPLTDLFDRITQRLAPSGASATERLSATGQAKQPTTPGPQQLHHLDDEHGS; via the coding sequence ATGGGGGAAGGTGCGCAGCTGACGCAGGCCGAGGCGGGCCATCGGTATGAGGTGTTTCACACCGACTGCCCTGCGCGCGACGTGGTCGACCACGTGACCAGCAGGTGGGGAATCTGGGTGCTGATCTCCTTGCGGAGCACCGACCTTCGGTTTTACGAGCTGCGCGACAGCATCCAGGGCATCAGCGAGAAGATGCTCGCTCAGACACTGCGCGCACTGGTCCAGGACGACCTGGTCTGGCGGAAGGTCGAGCCGACGACGCCACCCCAAGTCACCTACGGGCTGACTGAGTTCGGCCAGGACGTCGGTGGGCCGCTGACGGACTTGTTCGACCGGATCACACAGCGGCTGGCACCCAGCGGGGCGTCCGCCACGGAGCGGCTGAGCGCAACAGGTCAAGCGAAGCAGCCGACCACCCCAGGCCCTCAACAGCTGCATCATCTCGACGACGAACACGGATCGTGA
- a CDS encoding SDR family oxidoreductase → MIVVTGATGNVGQPLTQALAKAGERVTAVSRHAAAMPDGVRHVPADLAEPQGLTPALDGAKALFLLLSGDLHAPEARPTGIIDLAAASGVRRVVLLSSQGVATRPLGPSRIAMRAVEDALRESGLDWAVLRPGGFASNALAWAESVRTQGTIAAPFGDVGVPIVDPADIAEVAAACLLDDRHTGRIFELTGPEVITPRQQSEAIAAALGSPVRFHELSREEAKAAMTQFVPPELADDTLDIISAPNPAELRISSDVERVLGRAPRPFSNWVARSIAAFR, encoded by the coding sequence ATGATCGTGGTGACCGGGGCTACCGGGAATGTGGGCCAGCCTTTGACGCAGGCCCTGGCCAAGGCGGGCGAGCGGGTGACGGCGGTGTCACGGCATGCGGCGGCAATGCCGGACGGCGTCCGGCACGTGCCGGCTGACTTGGCCGAGCCGCAGGGCCTCACCCCCGCTCTGGACGGGGCGAAGGCGCTGTTCCTCCTGCTGTCCGGCGACCTGCACGCCCCCGAAGCCAGGCCGACCGGCATTATCGATCTTGCTGCTGCCAGCGGGGTCCGCCGAGTCGTCCTGCTGTCTTCGCAGGGCGTGGCGACCAGGCCGCTCGGCCCGTCGCGGATCGCGATGCGCGCGGTGGAGGACGCGTTGAGAGAGTCAGGCCTGGACTGGGCGGTCCTACGACCGGGCGGCTTCGCCTCCAACGCCTTGGCGTGGGCGGAGTCCGTCCGCACGCAAGGGACGATCGCCGCACCCTTCGGCGATGTCGGGGTTCCGATCGTCGACCCGGCGGACATCGCCGAGGTCGCGGCGGCCTGCCTGCTGGACGACCGGCACACCGGCAGAATCTTCGAGCTGACCGGGCCCGAGGTGATCACGCCCCGTCAGCAGTCGGAGGCCATCGCCGCCGCGCTCGGCTCGCCGGTGCGATTCCACGAACTCAGCCGCGAGGAGGCCAAAGCCGCGATGACCCAGTTCGTGCCGCCGGAGCTCGCCGACGACACCCTGGACATCATCTCCGCCCCGAACCCCGCCGAACTGCGGATCAGCTCGGACGTGGAACGAGTCCTGGGTCGCGCTCCGCGCCCCTTCAGCAACTGGGTCGCCCGTAGCATCGCCGCTTTTCGCTGA